A region of Planktomarina temperata RCA23 DNA encodes the following proteins:
- a CDS encoding GNAT family N-acetyltransferase, protein MSDATVSLRPLVMRDVPRLVEICNQMQVARYLAHMPHPFKRSHAKRFVTFGMENPGLVFGIAFDRLLVGALQMRDQLEYFLDPKYWGRGIATCAVRQALDRLFSTTLQQQVKSGYFIQNKASGRVLEKLGFVKSIQQTTTTRHLSMALHQSMILQRVRWLTKPALKKEK, encoded by the coding sequence ATGTCTGATGCCACTGTGTCTCTGCGCCCACTTGTGATGCGTGACGTGCCGCGTCTGGTTGAAATCTGCAATCAAATGCAAGTGGCCAGATATCTGGCACATATGCCTCACCCGTTTAAGCGGTCCCATGCCAAAAGGTTTGTAACTTTTGGCATGGAGAATCCGGGGCTGGTGTTTGGAATAGCATTTGATCGGCTGCTGGTTGGTGCGCTGCAAATGCGCGATCAGCTGGAGTATTTTTTGGACCCAAAGTATTGGGGGAGAGGTATTGCAACATGTGCTGTCAGGCAAGCGCTTGATCGGCTTTTTTCCACTACGCTGCAGCAACAAGTTAAATCTGGATATTTTATTCAGAATAAAGCCAGCGGGCGAGTGTTAGAAAAGCTGGGTTTTGTGAAAAGCATCCAACAGACGACGACAACCCGCCATCTGTCGATGGCGCTACATCAATCCATGATATTGCAGCGCGTGCGGTGGTTAACGAAGCCGGCGCTCAAAAAGGAGAAATAA
- a CDS encoding NusA N-terminal domain-containing protein yields the protein MTKVTLLQTEDPITLVTPPNISEFLKAQLNDGKPGAALVKDVEAQIEQAASDAFGKEYVFRATIDDNGSVRIFQILDVVETVTDEYRQVSLHNARKIKSGVELGAKIANTLEYDELVTPFGVLTTANMKIKNIAVAKADV from the coding sequence ATGACAAAAGTAACGCTTTTACAAACTGAAGACCCAATCACTCTGGTAACTCCGCCAAATATTTCAGAGTTCCTGAAAGCCCAGTTGAATGATGGAAAACCAGGCGCAGCCTTAGTTAAAGATGTAGAAGCGCAGATTGAACAGGCTGCTTCGGATGCTTTTGGCAAAGAGTACGTTTTTAGAGCGACCATCGACGACAATGGGTCAGTTCGAATTTTTCAAATCTTGGACGTTGTCGAAACAGTCACAGATGAGTATCGGCAAGTATCGCTACACAATGCGCGCAAAATAAAATCAGGGGTCGAGCTAGGGGCAAAAATCGCCAATACGTTGGAGTATGATGAGTTGGTAACACCCTTTGGTGTGCTGACCACTGCGAACATGAAGATTAAGAACATAGCAGTGGCGAAGGCCGATGTCTGA
- a CDS encoding gamma carbonic anhydrase family protein — protein sequence MIYKLNENKPKFPEDGDFWVAPDANVIGKVRLGAGASVWFGATLRGDNEWIDIGAGSNVQENSVLHTDIGFPLTIGRNCTIGHKAILHGCTIGDQSLIGMGAIVLNGAQIGRNCLIGAGALITEGKIIPDNSLVVGAPGKVVRSLTEAEIEGLLTSAIGYQTNMRRFAKGLEAISEA from the coding sequence ATGATTTATAAGCTCAATGAAAATAAACCAAAATTTCCTGAAGATGGCGATTTTTGGGTGGCGCCAGATGCCAATGTGATCGGCAAAGTGCGCCTTGGCGCTGGCGCTTCGGTCTGGTTTGGCGCGACTTTGCGCGGGGATAATGAGTGGATCGACATAGGAGCCGGCTCAAATGTGCAGGAAAACTCCGTCTTGCATACCGATATTGGCTTTCCTCTAACCATAGGCCGCAATTGCACCATCGGACATAAGGCGATCCTGCACGGCTGCACCATTGGCGATCAAAGCCTGATTGGCATGGGCGCTATTGTTTTGAACGGCGCTCAGATTGGCCGCAACTGTTTGATCGGCGCCGGCGCCTTGATCACCGAAGGCAAAATCATTCCCGACAATTCCCTTGTCGTCGGCGCACCGGGCAAAGTGGTGCGCAGCTTAACCGAGGCGGAAATCGAAGGGCTGCTGACATCGGCCATTGGCTATCAAACCAATATGCGGCGTTTTGCCAAAGGATTAGAGGCAATCTCTGAAGCGTAA
- the gmk gene encoding guanylate kinase: MWSETMRRGLLIILSSPSGAGKSTLARRLMRWDPSLAFSVSATTRAMRKGEVDGQDYFFVDEADFKRQVRDGEMLEHAHVFGKFYGSPKGPVEAAIGKGQDVLFDIDWQGAQQIANSALQEHVLSIFILPPSITELQRRLEGRGQDTAETIAKRMQKSWDEISHWSGYDYVLINDDLDATEEKLKTIVTTERLRRSQQPGLVEHVRALQTEFEMNNDL; this comes from the coding sequence ATGTGGAGTGAGACCATGCGGCGTGGCCTATTAATTATTCTGTCGTCCCCCTCCGGGGCGGGCAAGTCCACGCTCGCGCGGCGCCTGATGCGCTGGGATCCCTCGCTGGCATTTTCAGTCTCCGCAACCACCCGCGCGATGCGCAAGGGAGAGGTGGACGGGCAGGATTATTTTTTCGTTGATGAGGCTGATTTTAAACGCCAAGTCCGCGATGGGGAGATGCTTGAACATGCGCATGTTTTTGGCAAATTTTATGGATCGCCAAAAGGGCCCGTAGAGGCGGCCATCGGCAAGGGGCAGGATGTCTTGTTTGACATTGACTGGCAAGGCGCACAGCAGATTGCCAACTCGGCATTGCAAGAGCATGTGCTCTCAATCTTCATCCTCCCACCATCCATCACCGAACTGCAGCGCCGGCTTGAGGGCAGGGGGCAAGACACTGCAGAGACTATTGCCAAGCGTATGCAAAAAAGCTGGGATGAGATAAGCCATTGGTCGGGTTATGATTATGTCCTGATCAACGATGATCTCGATGCCACGGAAGAAAAGCTAAAAACCATCGTCACAACAGAGCGCCTGCGCCGGAGCCAACAGCCCGGTCTGGTCGAACATGTCCGAGCGCTGCAAACTGAATTTGAGATGAACAATGATTTATAA
- a CDS encoding YicC/YloC family endoribonuclease: MLTSMTGMAAMSGASGPYDWSMELRAVNNKGLDIGTRVPEWLVGFDQAARKAISSQVARGSLQFSLKISHVAGQGQRQIDPDKLEHILTNAAVLAEHAAQKGLSVAPLSLSDIVAQNGFLDVDADTEAQQAVITVLTKDLPRLIAQFQASRKAEGAALHRILAENLKQMEALITQALATLKTRADGFEENFRAALARLIQDIDPERLAQEMAILAVKSDVTEEIDRLQAHIAAAQTLLTSDEPSGRKFDFLMQEFNREANTLCSKSGSKALTAIGLEMKVLIDQMREQVQNVE; encoded by the coding sequence ATGTTAACATCAATGACGGGCATGGCTGCGATGAGTGGCGCGTCGGGCCCCTATGATTGGTCCATGGAACTGCGCGCTGTGAACAACAAAGGGTTGGACATTGGCACACGGGTGCCTGAATGGCTGGTTGGCTTCGATCAAGCCGCGCGCAAGGCGATTTCATCCCAGGTTGCCCGTGGATCGCTGCAGTTTTCACTCAAGATTTCCCATGTTGCAGGACAGGGCCAGCGGCAGATTGATCCGGATAAATTAGAGCATATATTGACCAACGCTGCGGTTTTGGCAGAACATGCGGCGCAAAAAGGCCTATCTGTTGCGCCGCTAAGCCTGTCTGATATCGTGGCGCAAAATGGGTTTTTAGATGTCGATGCTGATACAGAGGCGCAGCAGGCCGTGATCACTGTTTTGACAAAGGATCTGCCAAGGCTGATCGCCCAATTTCAAGCCTCCCGAAAAGCCGAAGGCGCGGCGCTGCACCGCATACTTGCCGAGAACCTGAAACAGATGGAAGCGCTTATCACCCAAGCTCTCGCCACCTTAAAAACCCGCGCTGACGGCTTTGAGGAAAATTTCAGGGCCGCCTTGGCACGTCTGATACAAGACATTGATCCCGAGCGTTTGGCGCAAGAAATGGCGATTTTAGCGGTGAAAAGTGATGTCACTGAGGAAATTGACCGCTTGCAGGCCCATATCGCAGCGGCGCAGACATTGCTGACGTCCGACGAGCCGTCGGGGCGCAAATTTGATTTTCTGATGCAGGAATTCAACCGTGAGGCCAATACCCTGTGTTCCAAGTCAGGGTCAAAGGCCTTAACGGCCATTGGACTTGAAATGAAGGTCTTGATAGATCAAATGCGCGAGCAAGTGCAAAATGTGGAGTGA
- a CDS encoding PAS domain-containing protein, whose product MQLPIDTVIQPEFTQHRLQRALYSLWQARCRDGQIPLWQSLSCQALGPYLSAACVIGLTASNRSVIRIASTQVNQLLGQDSRGQALDSLCAPAIQPQFEHLVSQVFNRQSPMSVTLRSRAFDRESVLTMLPLLDRQRQCRRALATVDLVRGQYRCEAQQKAAPFSALGPVYYAARPGHSPQETDALVLCMGRKKGAQIPARPYLKLVS is encoded by the coding sequence ATGCAGCTACCGATTGATACAGTCATTCAGCCAGAGTTCACCCAACACCGGCTACAGCGCGCGCTCTATAGCCTTTGGCAAGCGCGGTGCCGAGATGGTCAAATTCCCTTGTGGCAGTCTCTCTCCTGCCAGGCGCTTGGCCCCTACCTATCTGCCGCCTGTGTCATCGGCCTGACCGCGTCGAACCGAAGTGTCATTCGCATCGCCAGCACGCAAGTAAACCAGCTGCTGGGGCAGGACAGTCGTGGCCAAGCGCTGGACAGTCTTTGCGCCCCAGCAATCCAGCCACAATTTGAACATCTGGTATCGCAGGTTTTTAACAGGCAATCCCCGATGAGCGTCACCTTGCGATCGCGGGCCTTTGACCGGGAGTCTGTGCTTACAATGCTGCCGCTTTTGGACCGGCAGAGGCAGTGTCGCCGGGCACTGGCGACGGTGGATCTCGTCCGCGGTCAATATCGCTGCGAGGCGCAACAGAAGGCAGCGCCATTTTCGGCGCTGGGGCCTGTATATTATGCGGCGCGCCCTGGCCACAGCCCGCAAGAGACTGACGCGCTTGTGCTTTGCATGGGACGCAAAAAGGGCGCACAGATCCCTGCGCGCCCCTATCTTAAATTGGTCAGTTGA
- a CDS encoding class II 3-deoxy-7-phosphoheptulonate synthase, with product MTSWQKSDWRNKPRVQMPDYTDQAALAAAEQQLRQYPPLVFAGEARALRQQLAAVSRGEAFLLQGGDCAESFKEFSADNIRDTFKVMLQMAMVLTYGAKVPVVKVGRMAGQFAKPRSAPTETQNGVELPSYRGDIINELDFTPEARIPNPQKMLQAYTQAAATLNLLRAFSKGGFADIHQVHSWTLGFTESQKASAYREMANRISDALDFMEAAGLTSEKNAELSSVDFYTSHEALLLEYEEALCRLDSTSGTYVAGSGHMVWIGDRTRQPDGAHVEFCRGVQNPIGLKCGPTTTAEDLKVLMEKLNPNNEAGRLTLIARFGAGAVGDHLPRLIKTVNEEGANVVWTCDAMHGNTIKASSGYKTRPFESVLREVQEFFAIHRSENTVPGGVHFEMTGQDVTECTGGVRAVTDENLSDRYHTACDPRLNASQSLELAFLVAEELSQTNKTRAARLAV from the coding sequence ATGACCAGCTGGCAAAAATCTGATTGGCGCAATAAGCCGAGAGTTCAGATGCCCGACTATACGGACCAAGCGGCCTTGGCCGCGGCTGAACAGCAGTTGCGGCAATATCCACCGCTCGTTTTTGCTGGCGAAGCGCGGGCCTTGCGTCAGCAATTGGCCGCCGTCAGTCGCGGCGAGGCCTTTCTATTGCAGGGCGGCGATTGTGCTGAAAGCTTTAAAGAGTTTTCCGCCGACAACATCCGCGACACGTTCAAAGTGATGCTGCAAATGGCCATGGTTTTGACTTATGGCGCAAAAGTGCCTGTGGTCAAAGTGGGCCGCATGGCTGGGCAGTTTGCCAAACCCCGCTCTGCTCCGACGGAAACCCAGAATGGTGTCGAACTGCCGAGCTATCGCGGTGACATTATCAATGAGCTCGATTTCACCCCCGAGGCCCGCATTCCAAACCCGCAGAAGATGTTGCAAGCCTATACCCAAGCGGCGGCCACTCTGAACCTCTTGCGCGCGTTTTCCAAAGGCGGGTTTGCGGATATTCATCAGGTGCATTCTTGGACTTTGGGATTCACCGAATCGCAAAAGGCTTCGGCCTATCGTGAAATGGCAAACCGAATTTCGGATGCCTTAGATTTCATGGAGGCGGCTGGGCTGACCTCTGAGAAAAATGCTGAGCTAAGTTCCGTTGATTTTTATACCTCCCATGAGGCGCTGCTGCTGGAGTATGAAGAGGCCTTGTGCCGATTGGACAGCACAAGCGGGACCTATGTGGCGGGATCGGGACATATGGTGTGGATTGGCGATCGGACCCGCCAACCCGATGGCGCCCATGTCGAGTTCTGTCGCGGTGTGCAAAACCCAATTGGCCTGAAATGTGGCCCGACAACGACAGCGGAAGACCTTAAGGTATTGATGGAAAAACTGAACCCTAACAATGAAGCGGGGCGTTTGACGCTCATCGCACGCTTTGGCGCTGGCGCTGTCGGCGATCACCTGCCGCGTTTGATCAAAACGGTCAACGAGGAAGGTGCGAATGTGGTTTGGACCTGTGATGCGATGCATGGCAACACCATCAAGGCGTCCTCTGGGTATAAAACCCGGCCGTTTGAAAGCGTATTGCGCGAGGTGCAAGAATTCTTCGCCATCCACAGGTCGGAAAATACCGTGCCGGGTGGCGTGCATTTTGAGATGACCGGCCAAGACGTCACCGAATGCACCGGCGGCGTGCGGGCTGTGACCGATGAGAATCTGTCAGATCGCTATCACACGGCCTGTGATCCGCGTTTGAACGCATCACAATCTTTGGAACTGGCCTTTTTGGTCGCTGAAGAGTTGAGTCAAACCAACAAAACCCGCGCGGCGCGGTTGGCCGTTTAG
- a CDS encoding GlxA family transcriptional regulator, whose translation MILMDIFDQLVGTIEAPAKPRRFVFVLLEEFTMLCFSAAVESLRIANRMSGRDLYTWVLMSESGAPVRCSAGIEFVVQHELIDVSRDDTVMICGGVNIKTASSKKIVNWLRRESRRGPLMAGLCTAGYTLAKAGLLDGKRATIHWENQDSFIEEFEEVELTKSVFVVDGNRITTAGGTLSIDLMLKLIAQDHGEDLANAVADQLIYSSIRTDQDTQRLSIPTRIGVRHPKLSQVIQKMEQNIEEPISPSILARDVNMSTRQLERLFRRYLNRSPKRYYMELRLQKARNLLMQTDMSVINVALACGFASPSHFSKCYRAHYDTTPYRERGAQSSRLAQ comes from the coding sequence ATGATCCTTATGGATATATTTGATCAACTCGTCGGAACGATTGAAGCCCCCGCCAAGCCTCGGCGCTTCGTGTTTGTCCTGCTTGAAGAGTTCACAATGCTGTGCTTTTCGGCAGCGGTCGAATCTTTGCGGATCGCGAACCGCATGTCGGGGCGTGATCTTTATACATGGGTTTTGATGTCCGAAAGTGGCGCACCTGTGCGCTGCTCGGCAGGGATTGAATTTGTTGTCCAGCATGAGTTGATTGATGTGTCGCGCGACGACACAGTTATGATCTGCGGCGGCGTAAACATCAAAACCGCCTCCTCTAAGAAAATTGTCAACTGGCTGCGCCGCGAGTCGCGCCGTGGGCCATTGATGGCGGGGCTTTGCACGGCGGGCTATACGCTGGCGAAAGCTGGGCTGCTCGACGGAAAACGCGCCACGATCCATTGGGAAAATCAGGACAGTTTTATTGAGGAGTTTGAGGAGGTCGAGCTGACAAAATCGGTCTTTGTCGTGGACGGCAACCGTATTACCACCGCCGGCGGCACCTTATCGATTGATCTCATGCTGAAACTGATCGCGCAGGATCATGGAGAGGATTTGGCCAATGCGGTGGCCGATCAGCTCATTTACTCCTCCATTCGGACCGATCAAGATACCCAGCGCCTTTCTATCCCCACGCGCATTGGGGTGCGCCATCCGAAATTGAGCCAAGTGATCCAAAAAATGGAACAAAATATTGAAGAGCCAATCAGCCCGTCGATTTTGGCCCGAGATGTTAATATGTCGACCCGGCAGCTAGAGCGCTTGTTTCGCCGCTATCTTAACCGCTCGCCAAAGCGTTATTATATGGAGCTGCGTTTGCAAAAAGCCCGCAATTTGTTGATGCAAACAGATATGTCAGTGATCAATGTGGCTTTGGCCTGTGGCTTTGCCTCGCCCTCGCATTTTTCGAAATGCTACCGAGCTCATTATGATACCACCCCTTACCGGGAACGGGGCGCGCAATCGTCGCGCCTGGCCCAATAA